In the genome of Blastopirellula retiformator, the window AGGCAATAACTTTCGCGCGCGCAGCGCTGCAATTTTTCGTCGAAGCGCAGCGCTGCGGTAGCGCACCATGGTCGTAGATGGTAACGCAGCGGCGCTTGCAACGCGCTGCGCGAAGTTGTTTGGCGCGCTGCCGATCGTTGTGGTCAAGAAACAACAAAGGCCGCGAAGAGGAACTCGTCGCGACCTTGCTTAAGATCAAAGTTTGGTCGTCAGGCGACCAATTCTTGGCATGGCGATTAACCAAAGGCGTCGAAGGATCCCCCTTTGCCCGCCTCTTTGCCGATACGTCCCGCTGATTCGATCAACGAAACGACCGCTTCGCCTTGTTGTTCGACGGCATCCAGGCCTTTTTTCGCGACCGCGTAGCCGATTTGCGACTTCGTTTGGGCATCTTTCGCCGCCAAAACGCTCGCAACCGCTGGATCTAAACCTGTCATCGCTACCCCTTCTGAAAACAACATCGCTTATTTCGGGTATCGGTTGGTCAGAAGCGGAAACTTGGGCGAAAACCAGGCGTTCCCCTGGTGCGGATTGGCGCGATCTTGACGACAAACCACTCGCGTCGTGCGTTTCGCAGCGGCTTGGGTGATCGCCAGCGAGCGTTAATCCAACCGGATCTTCAGTCCCATTTCCGTTTTCATGTGTAGCAGGGCTTCGGCGTTTCCCTTGGCGTCGTCGACCGGGTGATGCGTATGTTTCGTCTTGCGCAGACGCTTGAAATTAACGAAACAGTCCTTTTGCATCCCTTTGTAGAGCGATCCCAGGTTGCTCGAACTGTGCCCGAACGGATTTTTCCCCACCAAGTGGTGGAAATACCAGTTCACAAA includes:
- a CDS encoding YjfB family protein — its product is MTGLDPAVASVLAAKDAQTKSQIGYAVAKKGLDAVEQQGEAVVSLIESAGRIGKEAGKGGSFDAFG